One genomic segment of Pseudoalteromonas sp. GCY includes these proteins:
- a CDS encoding WD40/YVTN/BNR-like repeat-containing protein, with protein MKKLVAASILTMAHVAVAESSDQISAKSALMVAHPEQTLFTDITDNGDALIAVGKHGTIIIKQEGQNWTQAEVPIQSLLTSVTFKGKDIGWACGHDASIIKTTDGGKTWTLKQYLPTLEKPCLDIEFIDQQHGFAVGAYGMFFETTDGGESWTKRFISEFVHPDDVDYLADLKEQDPAAYEQETAFILPHFNRLLIAEGMMYLAGEMGLVAQSDDLGKTWQKFEPFYRGSFFAVDQTSDNQLIVAGLRGNAFIGNTQQVVQLDTQKTATINSITHKDNVTYMFANSGVIFTLKAGKLTSKQLKNGHSILAGVVKKNQLILATEQGIAEVEVNK; from the coding sequence ATGAAGAAGTTAGTAGCAGCCTCGATTTTAACTATGGCGCATGTAGCAGTAGCCGAAAGTAGTGATCAGATCTCAGCAAAATCAGCCCTGATGGTCGCTCACCCAGAGCAAACGCTTTTCACAGATATTACAGATAACGGTGATGCGTTAATTGCGGTAGGTAAACACGGCACAATAATTATTAAACAAGAAGGGCAAAACTGGACGCAGGCAGAGGTGCCAATTCAATCACTGTTAACCTCTGTGACATTCAAAGGCAAAGATATTGGTTGGGCTTGTGGTCACGATGCCAGCATAATCAAAACTACAGACGGTGGTAAAACATGGACGCTAAAGCAATATCTACCAACATTGGAAAAGCCTTGTCTGGATATTGAGTTTATTGACCAACAACACGGCTTTGCTGTGGGCGCTTATGGCATGTTTTTTGAAACCACTGACGGTGGTGAGTCTTGGACAAAACGTTTTATCAGTGAATTTGTTCACCCCGATGATGTCGACTACTTAGCCGATTTAAAAGAGCAAGACCCCGCGGCATACGAACAAGAAACGGCGTTTATTCTTCCCCATTTTAATCGCCTGTTGATCGCCGAAGGCATGATGTACCTTGCCGGTGAAATGGGACTTGTGGCACAAAGTGATGACTTAGGAAAAACATGGCAAAAATTTGAGCCTTTTTATCGCGGTTCATTTTTTGCTGTTGATCAAACCTCAGATAACCAACTTATTGTTGCAGGCCTTAGGGGCAACGCATTTATTGGCAATACACAGCAAGTAGTGCAACTTGATACTCAAAAAACGGCGACAATAAATAGTATTACCCACAAAGATAATGTGACCTATATGTTTGCTAACAGCGGCGTAATATTCACGTTGAAAGCAGGTAAGCTAACCTCAAAACAACTAAAAAACGGCCACTCTATTTTAGCAGGTGTGGTTAAAAAGAATCAGCTAATTCTAGCGACGGAGCAGGGGATTGCTGAGGTAGAGGTGAACAAGTAA
- a CDS encoding efflux RND transporter permease subunit, whose product MQAFLNQLVYAIFRHRITVVSFFVLTTIFLGFKATQIQLDASFNKNIPLNHEYMKVYLKHEKQFGGANSILISVCDKDGDIFNEPFFTQLKAVHDQLYFIPGVNRPLVNSIFAPSARFVEVVEDGFAGGPIIPANFQPTEQGLAVVKQNIEKAKVVGRMVASDYSCAMVTAQLMETDPQTQEKLDTLAFAQKLESEIRAPLSTDKVSIHIIGFAKMAGDIADGAKGVVLFFALAIAFTFIMVWMFCKSFKLTLLPIVCSFIAVIWQMGLLSTLGFGVDPMSILVPFLVFAIGVSHGVQMINAIGKKVAEGVSCKVAAEASFKALLIPGGIALLSDTVGFLTLLAIDIGIIRELAITASLGVAVIIFTNLVLLPVMASFFESANIKRLGDGKNASHGMFEAMREALVKTTDKKVARVILLISAVLFAFGYWQSEKMRIGDLHAGAPALHEDARYNQDTFLISDRYAISSDILKVIVEATPAACTEHDTMERISRFQWRVENLPSVQSAVSLSSVAQAVNAGYNEGNLKWQTLPRNTASLVQATSRVETSSGLLNGDCSVMPIIIFMADHKAESIDHVIAKIKAFSEEEGTDDVAFKLASGPIGVMAATNESVSEAQVPMMIYVYGAVILLCLASFRSVRATIAVVLPLYVVSTLAQALMVQLEIGLTVSTLPVIALGVGIGVDYGIYILSSMMGQLKQGMPLSVAYRNALAERGSAVLFTGITLAIGVSTWIFSALKFQVDMGILLTFMFLVNMLGAVLLLPAIGTLIWSDQKK is encoded by the coding sequence ATGCAAGCGTTTTTAAATCAATTGGTATACGCCATCTTTAGGCATCGTATTACCGTCGTGTCTTTTTTCGTACTGACGACGATATTTTTGGGTTTCAAAGCCACACAAATTCAGCTCGATGCGTCATTTAACAAAAATATTCCACTAAATCATGAATATATGAAAGTGTACTTGAAGCACGAAAAACAGTTTGGTGGTGCAAATAGTATTCTTATTTCTGTTTGTGATAAAGATGGTGACATCTTTAATGAGCCATTTTTCACTCAGCTAAAGGCTGTGCATGATCAGCTCTATTTTATCCCAGGTGTTAATCGTCCACTGGTGAATTCAATCTTTGCACCCAGTGCGAGATTCGTTGAGGTGGTAGAGGACGGCTTTGCCGGTGGGCCTATTATTCCGGCTAATTTTCAACCTACTGAACAAGGCCTAGCGGTTGTAAAGCAGAACATTGAAAAAGCAAAAGTTGTGGGTCGTATGGTTGCGAGCGATTATTCTTGTGCCATGGTAACTGCTCAGCTAATGGAAACCGATCCGCAAACTCAAGAAAAGCTTGATACCTTAGCCTTTGCGCAAAAATTAGAGTCTGAGATCCGAGCGCCTCTTAGCACTGACAAAGTGAGCATACATATTATTGGCTTTGCGAAAATGGCCGGTGATATTGCTGATGGTGCGAAAGGTGTAGTGCTTTTCTTTGCCTTAGCAATTGCTTTTACCTTTATTATGGTTTGGATGTTCTGTAAGAGCTTTAAGCTTACGCTGCTTCCGATTGTTTGTTCATTTATTGCTGTGATTTGGCAGATGGGCTTACTTAGTACTTTGGGTTTTGGTGTTGACCCTATGTCTATTTTGGTGCCTTTCTTAGTCTTCGCCATTGGCGTGAGTCACGGTGTGCAAATGATCAACGCGATAGGTAAAAAAGTAGCTGAAGGGGTAAGCTGCAAAGTGGCTGCTGAAGCGAGCTTTAAAGCATTACTTATCCCTGGTGGCATTGCTCTACTTTCGGACACTGTAGGCTTCTTAACCTTACTGGCAATCGACATCGGCATTATTCGTGAGCTTGCTATTACTGCCAGTTTAGGGGTTGCAGTTATTATCTTTACCAACTTGGTACTGCTTCCTGTGATGGCGTCGTTTTTTGAGTCTGCAAATATTAAGCGACTTGGTGATGGTAAAAACGCTAGCCATGGTATGTTTGAGGCAATGCGAGAGGCCTTGGTGAAAACCACAGACAAAAAAGTGGCCAGAGTGATTTTACTTATCAGTGCAGTATTGTTCGCATTTGGCTACTGGCAATCTGAAAAAATGCGTATTGGTGATTTACATGCTGGTGCACCGGCGCTACATGAAGATGCCAGATACAACCAAGACACTTTCCTTATCTCAGACCGTTATGCCATTTCTTCTGATATCTTGAAGGTCATTGTAGAAGCGACACCTGCGGCTTGTACTGAGCACGATACAATGGAGCGTATTAGTCGTTTCCAATGGCGAGTAGAAAACTTACCGAGTGTACAATCGGCTGTTTCTTTAAGCTCCGTTGCACAAGCGGTTAATGCTGGGTACAACGAAGGTAACTTAAAGTGGCAGACGTTACCAAGAAATACCGCTTCTTTAGTTCAAGCTACCTCTCGAGTGGAGACAAGCTCAGGGCTACTTAACGGTGATTGTTCGGTGATGCCTATTATCATCTTTATGGCAGATCATAAGGCCGAATCTATCGACCATGTGATTGCGAAGATCAAAGCGTTCTCTGAAGAAGAAGGAACCGATGATGTTGCCTTTAAATTAGCATCAGGTCCAATCGGTGTGATGGCGGCAACAAATGAATCCGTTTCCGAGGCACAGGTTCCTATGATGATCTACGTGTACGGTGCGGTGATTCTGTTGTGTCTAGCGAGCTTTAGGAGCGTTCGAGCGACTATTGCAGTGGTACTACCTTTATATGTTGTATCAACGCTCGCTCAGGCGCTTATGGTGCAGCTTGAAATCGGTTTAACGGTATCGACCCTACCGGTAATTGCTTTGGGTGTGGGAATAGGTGTCGATTACGGCATTTATATTCTATCCTCTATGATGGGACAGCTTAAGCAAGGTATGCCGTTGTCGGTTGCCTACCGAAATGCGCTTGCTGAACGAGGCAGTGCGGTACTGTTTACTGGTATCACATTGGCTATTGGAGTAAGCACTTGGATTTTCTCTGCGCTTAAGTTTCAGGTTGATATGGGTATCCTTTTAACCTTCATGTTCTTGGTAAATATGCTGGGTGCTGTGCTGCTTTTACCGGCAATTGGAACGCTTATCTGGTCTGACCAGAAAAAATAA